In a genomic window of Actinomycetota bacterium:
- a CDS encoding S8 family serine peptidase yields the protein MEGEGEREAGRVLVAWEEGVSAQALYSLITARGTAVKALRDCPGLAEETAGGRWKAPGLQSVELPPGVSFSRAKEALESLPGVRYVEEDAVVSVDVASGDPYYARQWHLPRIGAERAWDVSRGDAGVTVAVVDTGVDPSHPELAGRVLPGHDFVDDDDDPYDENGHGTWVAGIVAAAGDNGVGVAGVAWRVRILPVRVLDENGQGYYSDVAAGIRYAADHGAVVINLSLGGANFSRALQEAVDHARSRGALPVAAAGNEAANKLDYPAACSGVIGVGASDRNDLPASFSNRGDGLDIVAPGVSVFSIQPGGGYVSMSGTSAASPQVSGAAALLLSARGPLTPQEVEGRLLSGARDLGAPGRDDATGWGLLQVDGALGVSGGDTGAGGGDGTSGEGWYLAEGYTGPGFDTYIAAVNPADDACEMRLDLFGPQGPLYSRGTVIPSHARITFHVNELVPPGDVAARISLPPGSPVRVQRSMYFDYRGIRDGHTCAASRASRQWYFAEGYTDPGFDTYLVMLNPEYREARVRVELLLPRDVKVLEIAVPPRTRRTMRLNDVVPGVEFSTSLQSDVPVVAERAMYFDSRGRKGGSVAAGAAATSQGWYFAEGYTGGEFDQWLLLSNPSGVTVTADVSFHRRDGCIIRREATLQPRSRATLHVDEIPGLEETEVSTSVSAAAPGVVAERAMYFRYTGSMGSVDGGHVAAGAAAPDSRWYLAEGYTGPGFESWLLVDNLEDVEVTVRITLYGEGGSVVVRDYRVGPHSRFTVKENDLLSGQGVSAEVQAPEGVRLVVEGAYYFLFQGRIGGGSC from the coding sequence TTGGAAGGTGAGGGTGAGCGGGAAGCGGGGCGGGTGCTCGTGGCCTGGGAGGAAGGTGTCTCCGCGCAGGCACTCTACTCGCTTATCACCGCGCGGGGGACGGCCGTGAAGGCGTTGCGGGACTGCCCCGGCCTGGCCGAGGAAACGGCCGGAGGCCGCTGGAAGGCGCCTGGTTTGCAGTCGGTCGAGCTCCCGCCGGGCGTTTCCTTCTCCCGGGCGAAGGAGGCCCTGGAATCCCTTCCTGGCGTGCGTTACGTGGAGGAAGACGCGGTGGTGAGCGTGGATGTCGCATCCGGCGACCCCTATTATGCGCGGCAGTGGCACCTTCCCCGCATAGGAGCCGAGAGGGCATGGGATGTGAGCCGGGGCGACGCGGGAGTAACGGTGGCGGTCGTGGACACGGGCGTGGATCCTTCCCACCCGGAGCTCGCGGGAAGGGTCCTTCCCGGCCATGATTTCGTCGACGATGACGATGACCCGTACGACGAGAACGGGCATGGGACATGGGTGGCGGGGATCGTGGCTGCGGCAGGCGACAACGGCGTGGGCGTGGCCGGCGTGGCCTGGCGGGTACGGATTCTTCCCGTGAGGGTCCTGGACGAGAACGGGCAGGGTTACTACAGCGACGTGGCGGCCGGTATCCGGTACGCCGCCGACCACGGGGCCGTGGTCATCAACCTCAGCCTGGGAGGGGCGAACTTTTCGCGTGCCCTGCAGGAGGCTGTGGACCACGCGCGTTCCCGGGGCGCGCTGCCGGTGGCCGCGGCGGGGAACGAGGCCGCGAACAAGCTTGACTATCCCGCGGCCTGCTCCGGGGTGATCGGCGTGGGGGCCAGCGACCGCAACGACCTCCCGGCTTCCTTCTCCAACCGGGGGGATGGCCTGGACATCGTGGCGCCCGGCGTCTCCGTCTTTTCCATTCAACCTGGGGGAGGATATGTTTCCATGAGCGGCACGTCGGCGGCGTCGCCGCAGGTTTCCGGCGCCGCGGCGCTCCTGCTCTCCGCGCGTGGACCGCTCACGCCGCAAGAGGTGGAGGGGAGGCTTCTTTCCGGCGCTCGCGACCTGGGGGCGCCGGGCCGCGACGATGCTACCGGGTGGGGCCTGCTCCAGGTGGACGGGGCATTGGGGGTGAGCGGAGGGGACACGGGCGCCGGAGGGGGCGACGGAACGTCCGGGGAAGGCTGGTACCTGGCCGAAGGTTACACGGGACCCGGTTTCGATACCTACATAGCCGCGGTGAACCCGGCGGATGATGCATGCGAGATGCGGTTGGACCTCTTCGGGCCGCAGGGACCCCTCTATTCCCGGGGCACGGTGATCCCCTCTCACGCGCGCATCACCTTCCACGTGAACGAGCTGGTGCCGCCGGGAGACGTGGCCGCCAGGATATCCCTGCCCCCGGGCTCACCCGTCCGCGTGCAGCGTTCCATGTACTTCGATTACCGCGGCATAAGGGACGGCCACACCTGCGCAGCCTCGCGCGCCTCCCGGCAATGGTACTTCGCCGAGGGCTACACCGACCCCGGCTTCGACACCTACCTCGTGATGCTCAACCCGGAATACCGGGAGGCTCGGGTGCGCGTGGAGCTACTCCTGCCCCGGGACGTGAAGGTACTGGAGATCGCTGTCCCTCCCCGTACCCGCCGCACCATGAGGTTGAACGACGTGGTGCCCGGCGTGGAGTTCTCCACTTCCCTCCAGAGCGACGTGCCCGTGGTGGCCGAAAGGGCCATGTACTTCGATAGCCGGGGCAGGAAGGGAGGTTCGGTGGCAGCGGGGGCGGCGGCAACCTCGCAGGGTTGGTACTTCGCCGAGGGATATACCGGTGGCGAATTCGACCAGTGGTTACTCCTCTCCAATCCCTCCGGCGTAACGGTGACGGCCGACGTATCCTTCCATCGCCGCGACGGATGCATCATCCGCCGCGAGGCCACCCTGCAGCCCCGCTCCCGGGCCACCCTCCACGTGGACGAGATACCCGGGCTGGAGGAGACCGAGGTGTCCACCTCCGTCTCCGCAGCCGCCCCGGGGGTGGTAGCGGAGCGGGCGATGTACTTCCGCTACACGGGGAGCATGGGAAGTGTCGACGGCGGGCATGTGGCCGCCGGCGCGGCGGCACCCGACTCCCGGTGGTATCTCGCCGAGGGATATACCGGCCCCGGGTTCGAGAGCTGGCTCCTGGTCGATAACCTGGAGGACGTGGAGGTGACCGTCAGGATCACTCTCTACGGCGAGGGCGGGAGCGTTGTGGTGCGGGACTATCGCGTGGGGCCGCATTCCCGCTTCACGGTGAAGGAGAACGACCTCCTGTCCGGGCAGGGAGTCAGCGCCGAGGTGCAGGCGCCGGAGGGAGTGCGCCTGGTGGTGGAGGGGGCCTACTATTTCCTCTTCCAGGGGAGGATCGGCGGCGGGAGCTGCTGA
- a CDS encoding acyl-CoA dehydrogenase, whose product MYELTEEQKMLQQTVRQLAKEKVEPRAAEIDAKGEYPWDMFELLRDNDLLALCFPEEYDGAGADLLSVCIAIEELARVCTNTSLILGVNKLGSTPIMLAGNEEQLRKYIPPLARGEKQCAFGLTEPGAGSDAAAMSTRAVRKGDVYVINGQKCFITNGGIADTYSIFAKTDESSGVKGISAFIVEKDFPGFEVGKIEHKMGIRGSQTTELVFTDMEVPAENLLGKEGEGFKIAMMTLDRTRPTIGAQAVGIAQGALDHAVSYAKERVQFGGPIARLQGIQFMLADMAMQIEAARQLVYYSAALVERAGREASAVSAMAKCFASDVAMKVTVDAVQVLGGYGYMVEYPLERMMRDAKITQIYEGTNQVQRVVIARHLLG is encoded by the coding sequence ATGTACGAGCTGACCGAAGAACAGAAAATGTTGCAGCAGACGGTTCGTCAGCTGGCCAAGGAAAAGGTCGAGCCGCGCGCGGCGGAGATAGACGCCAAGGGGGAGTATCCCTGGGACATGTTCGAGCTGCTGCGGGACAATGACCTCCTGGCCCTCTGCTTCCCGGAGGAATACGACGGTGCGGGTGCCGACCTCTTGAGCGTCTGCATCGCCATCGAGGAGCTGGCGCGGGTGTGCACCAACACCAGCCTCATCCTCGGCGTCAACAAGCTGGGCTCCACCCCCATCATGCTGGCGGGTAACGAGGAGCAGCTGAGGAAGTATATCCCTCCCCTGGCCCGCGGGGAGAAGCAGTGCGCCTTCGGGCTCACCGAGCCCGGCGCCGGCTCGGACGCGGCCGCCATGTCCACCCGCGCGGTACGCAAGGGCGATGTCTACGTGATCAACGGCCAGAAATGCTTCATCACCAACGGGGGCATCGCCGACACCTATTCCATCTTCGCCAAGACGGACGAGAGTTCCGGCGTCAAGGGCATCTCCGCCTTCATCGTGGAGAAGGACTTCCCGGGCTTCGAGGTGGGCAAGATCGAGCACAAGATGGGCATCCGCGGTTCCCAGACAACCGAGCTCGTCTTCACCGACATGGAGGTGCCGGCGGAGAACCTGCTGGGCAAGGAGGGCGAGGGCTTCAAGATAGCCATGATGACCCTGGACCGCACCCGTCCCACCATAGGGGCCCAGGCGGTGGGGATAGCCCAGGGAGCCCTCGACCACGCGGTCTCCTACGCCAAGGAGCGGGTGCAGTTCGGCGGCCCCATAGCACGCCTGCAAGGCATACAGTTCATGCTCGCCGACATGGCCATGCAGATCGAGGCGGCGCGCCAGCTGGTCTATTATTCCGCCGCCCTGGTGGAGAGGGCGGGACGCGAGGCCTCGGCGGTCTCGGCCATGGCCAAGTGCTTCGCCAGCGACGTGGCCATGAAGGTGACCGTGGACGCGGTGCAGGTGCTGGGCGGCTATGGGTACATGGTCGAGTACCCGCTGGAGCGCATGATGCGCGACGCCAAGATCACCCAGATCTACGAGGGCACCAACCAGGTGCAGCGCGTGGTGATAGCCCGGCATCTCCTGGGCTGA
- a CDS encoding acyl-CoA dehydrogenase family protein, with product MRQVRELLFDLDEEKKLFRGTVRDFAEREIRPHVDHLWETGEFPYDIVRKMGELGLLGIPWPEEYGGAGGDYLAYAVAVEELARVDGSCAITVEAHISLGSAPFYYYGTEEQKREWLVPLAKGEMLAAFGLTEPEAGSDAGNTRTTARLESGEWVINGTKCFITNPGTEMSGVVTITAVTGIRPNGRKEISNIFIPRGTPGYNIAPRYRKMGWHASDTRELNFVDCRVPEKNLIGRRGEGFRQFLDCLDGGRVALAALAVGTAQGAFEESLRYAKERVQFGQPIGRFQAVQFMLADMAMEIELARNITYKAAAMRDAGLPHGKEASMAKLYASEMCNRVAGTAVRIFGGYGFMEEYPVSRYFRDAKVLEIGEGTSEVQRMVISRELGL from the coding sequence ATGAGGCAGGTGAGGGAGTTGCTGTTCGACCTGGACGAGGAGAAGAAGCTGTTCCGCGGCACGGTGAGGGACTTCGCCGAACGGGAGATACGTCCCCACGTAGACCACCTCTGGGAAACAGGCGAATTCCCATATGACATCGTACGCAAGATGGGCGAGCTCGGCCTGCTGGGCATACCGTGGCCGGAGGAATACGGGGGGGCGGGAGGCGATTACCTCGCCTATGCCGTGGCGGTGGAGGAACTGGCCCGCGTGGACGGTTCCTGCGCGATCACCGTGGAGGCGCACATCTCCCTCGGCTCCGCGCCTTTCTATTATTACGGAACGGAGGAGCAGAAACGGGAGTGGCTGGTCCCCCTGGCGAAGGGCGAGATGCTCGCGGCCTTCGGGCTGACCGAGCCCGAGGCCGGTTCCGATGCCGGCAACACCAGGACGACCGCGCGGCTCGAAAGCGGGGAGTGGGTGATAAACGGCACCAAGTGTTTCATCACCAACCCGGGCACGGAGATGAGCGGCGTGGTCACCATCACGGCGGTCACCGGGATACGGCCCAACGGAAGGAAAGAGATATCCAATATCTTCATCCCCCGTGGGACCCCGGGATACAACATCGCTCCCAGGTACAGGAAGATGGGCTGGCACGCCTCCGACACGCGCGAGCTCAACTTCGTGGATTGCCGCGTTCCCGAGAAAAACCTGATAGGCAGGCGGGGAGAAGGATTCAGGCAGTTCCTGGATTGCCTGGACGGCGGACGCGTTGCCCTGGCCGCCCTGGCGGTGGGCACGGCGCAGGGGGCGTTCGAGGAGTCCCTCCGCTACGCGAAGGAGAGGGTGCAGTTCGGCCAGCCAATAGGAAGATTCCAGGCCGTGCAGTTCATGTTGGCGGACATGGCCATGGAGATCGAGCTGGCCCGCAACATCACCTACAAGGCGGCGGCCATGCGCGATGCCGGGTTGCCCCACGGCAAGGAGGCGTCCATGGCCAAGCTCTACGCCTCGGAGATGTGCAACCGCGTCGCGGGCACCGCGGTGCGCATCTTCGGGGGCTACGGGTTCATGGAGGAGTACCCCGTGTCCCGCTACTTCCGCGACGCCAAGGTGCTGGAGATAGGGGAGGGCACCTCGGAGGTACAGAGGATGGTCATCTCCCGCGAGCTGGGGCTGTAG
- a CDS encoding class I SAM-dependent methyltransferase, producing the protein MDEEIASLLRCTSCGAEDLRRVQAAPAGAGEEAAMFTCSGCGRAYPLRDGMLDFLADLSPEARRERGAWESLMPPLPTTEEEREKARRSVLALPMLEGEGEGKERETWRRHGREAFSLCASIDWNGKRVIELGAGRCWLSAHLAREGACVVAVDILDDPVMGLACGRYYHEEGVRFERVLCDMHRLPFRDAAFDAVVATATLHHSPDLPALLREAARVLRPGGLLLAANEPLYLPLRRRTEEERRGAHEGAYPLWSWLAVLMREGFRVMEVRVGEEASLHVRAALAQEGRAALPGGLARASLLYASQLALALPRGALEGARAFMAGRPVRPAAPDRLQYLLGRMGMRRLPEAARAGEEGCWGPGWYPPSCEEVPFRWSGPRARILLPPAADAGWLVLEAGTFHPNPRYEPVEVEVRAGCRRLGSIRIEERDFKPHRLRLPRRGNRRFPLSITLHVKSGCFVPCEKGINDDPRLLGVALRGAWLEGEEGRAPG; encoded by the coding sequence ATGGACGAAGAGATAGCTTCCCTCTTGAGATGCACGTCATGCGGCGCGGAGGACCTGCGCCGCGTCCAGGCCGCTCCCGCGGGAGCGGGGGAAGAGGCGGCGATGTTCACCTGCTCCGGTTGCGGCCGCGCTTACCCGTTGAGGGACGGCATGCTCGACTTCCTGGCGGACCTCTCGCCGGAGGCGCGCCGGGAGAGAGGGGCCTGGGAGTCCCTCATGCCTCCCCTGCCGACGACGGAAGAGGAGAGGGAGAAGGCCAGGAGGTCCGTCCTCGCGCTGCCCATGCTGGAAGGGGAAGGGGAAGGAAAGGAGCGTGAGACCTGGCGCCGCCACGGGCGGGAAGCCTTTTCCCTCTGCGCAAGCATCGACTGGAATGGCAAGCGGGTGATCGAGCTGGGCGCCGGGAGGTGCTGGCTCTCCGCCCACCTGGCGCGCGAGGGGGCCTGCGTGGTGGCGGTGGATATACTGGACGACCCGGTCATGGGGCTTGCATGTGGCAGGTATTACCATGAAGAGGGCGTGCGCTTCGAACGGGTGCTCTGCGACATGCACCGCCTTCCCTTCCGGGACGCCGCCTTCGACGCGGTCGTGGCCACGGCCACCCTGCACCATTCCCCCGACCTACCGGCGTTGCTGCGCGAAGCGGCGAGGGTGCTCAGGCCCGGGGGGCTCCTCCTGGCCGCCAACGAGCCCCTCTACCTCCCCTTGCGCAGGAGGACGGAGGAAGAGAGGAGGGGAGCGCACGAGGGCGCCTATCCCCTCTGGTCGTGGCTGGCGGTTCTGATGAGGGAAGGGTTCCGCGTGATGGAGGTCAGGGTGGGCGAGGAGGCTTCCCTCCACGTGCGCGCCGCCCTCGCGCAGGAAGGCAGGGCCGCCCTCCCCGGGGGCCTGGCGCGCGCCTCCCTGCTCTACGCCTCGCAGCTCGCTCTCGCCCTGCCGCGCGGCGCCTTGGAAGGAGCACGGGCTTTCATGGCCGGGAGGCCCGTGCGCCCGGCGGCGCCCGACCGCTTGCAATACCTGCTCGGGCGCATGGGCATGCGGCGCCTGCCCGAGGCGGCGCGGGCGGGGGAGGAGGGCTGCTGGGGACCGGGGTGGTACCCGCCGAGCTGCGAGGAGGTCCCCTTCCGCTGGTCAGGGCCGCGCGCGCGCATCCTGTTGCCCCCTGCCGCGGACGCGGGATGGCTGGTACTGGAAGCGGGCACCTTTCACCCCAATCCCCGCTACGAGCCCGTGGAGGTGGAGGTCCGGGCCGGGTGCAGGCGGCTGGGGAGCATACGCATCGAGGAGAGGGATTTTAAGCCGCACCGGCTGCGCTTGCCCCGTCGCGGCAACCGCCGCTTCCCCCTCTCCATAACCCTGCACGTGAAGAGCGGCTGTTTCGTGCCCTGCGAGAAAGGCATCAACGACGACCCGCGCCTCCTGGGGGTGGCCCTGCGCGGCGCCTGGCTGGAAGGCGAGGAAGGCCGGGCACCGGGTTAA
- a CDS encoding Zn-ribbon domain-containing OB-fold protein: protein MGLELVENLLEVFTAEDPMPFDHPQGDPWKDFREIMRVELKMEFSYRHVLGKYSKFFIELANGRFLATECGNCGKVWAIPRPLCPDCLHVTAWKELPGTGTLESFSVSYFVPAFMKVETPYILAMVKLDGADTLFTHQLRNYGELEKVRVGMPVKVAYATEKVSHPMLLMWFEPA, encoded by the coding sequence ATGGGTCTCGAACTCGTGGAAAACCTGCTGGAGGTCTTCACCGCCGAGGACCCCATGCCCTTCGACCATCCGCAGGGCGATCCCTGGAAGGACTTTCGCGAGATAATGCGCGTGGAGCTGAAGATGGAGTTCAGCTACCGCCACGTCCTCGGGAAGTATTCCAAGTTCTTCATCGAGCTCGCCAACGGAAGGTTCCTGGCCACGGAGTGCGGCAACTGCGGCAAGGTCTGGGCCATCCCGCGGCCTTTGTGTCCCGACTGCCTACACGTCACCGCCTGGAAGGAATTGCCGGGAACGGGGACACTCGAGAGTTTTTCCGTCTCCTATTTCGTCCCGGCCTTCATGAAGGTGGAAACTCCTTACATCCTGGCCATGGTCAAGCTGGACGGCGCGGACACCCTCTTCACCCACCAGTTGCGAAATTACGGTGAACTGGAGAAGGTGAGGGTGGGCATGCCGGTGAAGGTGGCCTACGCCACGGAGAAGGTGTCTCATCCCATGCTCCTCATGTGGTTCGAGCCAGCATGA
- a CDS encoding thiolase domain-containing protein (Catalyzes the synthesis of acetoacetyl coenzyme A from two molecules of acetyl coenzyme A. It can also act as a thiolase, catalyzing the reverse reaction and generating two-carbon units from the four-carbon product of fatty acid oxidation): MEVLDRKRRVFVLGGGISKFAAERTDGNMRDWINEAVLEALDDAGVRIEDIEHSTTSYFSDHFDKQLKGGAIFHDNIGMCPKPNVRVEGGGATGGLAIRNAYAYIMSGLCDSMIVFGAENMGRHVPSDVAQQFIALASDTDWEVQVAGFYIAYYAMMMVAHMEKYGTKEEQFALVSVKNHRNAMYNPKAHYPMDITVEDVMKSRMITYPYKLLDNCLLSDGAACLIFATEEWAKKHCATWEKKPTIEMTGTGCGTDFMRMADRPFPYPGITHFRGKRMAAEQAYRMAGVKNPREDFDCFEVHDAYSGVELVSYEDLGFCKEGESGALAERGVFDLGGELPTNTSGGLIGFGHPVGATGIAQGVEILRQLRQEAHPRRQVELNARRGGMDSHGGTGTFCVVNIFERRD; encoded by the coding sequence ATGGAGGTACTGGACAGGAAACGCAGGGTATTCGTGCTGGGAGGGGGCATCTCCAAGTTCGCCGCCGAAAGAACGGACGGCAACATGCGGGACTGGATAAACGAGGCGGTCCTGGAAGCCCTCGACGACGCGGGAGTGAGGATCGAGGACATCGAGCACAGCACCACCAGCTATTTCAGCGACCACTTCGACAAGCAGCTGAAGGGCGGCGCCATCTTCCACGACAACATAGGCATGTGCCCCAAGCCCAACGTGCGCGTGGAGGGGGGCGGCGCCACGGGAGGGCTGGCCATCCGCAACGCCTACGCCTACATCATGTCAGGCCTCTGTGACTCCATGATCGTCTTCGGTGCCGAGAACATGGGAAGGCACGTGCCCTCGGACGTGGCCCAGCAGTTCATCGCCCTGGCCTCGGACACCGACTGGGAGGTGCAGGTGGCGGGGTTCTACATCGCCTACTACGCCATGATGATGGTGGCCCATATGGAAAAATATGGCACAAAAGAGGAACAGTTCGCGCTGGTGAGCGTGAAGAACCACCGCAACGCCATGTACAACCCCAAGGCGCACTACCCCATGGACATCACCGTCGAGGACGTGATGAAGTCCCGCATGATCACCTACCCCTACAAGCTGCTGGACAACTGCCTGCTCTCCGACGGGGCGGCTTGTCTCATATTCGCCACCGAGGAGTGGGCGAAGAAACACTGCGCGACATGGGAGAAGAAGCCGACCATAGAGATGACGGGAACGGGGTGCGGAACGGATTTCATGCGCATGGCGGACCGTCCCTTCCCCTATCCGGGCATAACCCACTTCCGGGGCAAGCGGATGGCGGCGGAGCAGGCTTACCGGATGGCGGGGGTGAAGAATCCCCGCGAGGACTTTGACTGCTTCGAGGTGCACGATGCCTATTCCGGGGTGGAGCTGGTGAGCTACGAGGACCTCGGTTTCTGCAAGGAGGGGGAGAGCGGGGCCCTGGCGGAAAGGGGTGTCTTCGACCTGGGCGGCGAGCTGCCCACCAACACCTCGGGAGGCCTCATCGGCTTCGGGCATCCCGTGGGGGCCACGGGCATCGCGCAGGGCGTGGAGATCCTGCGTCAACTGCGCCAGGAGGCTCACCCCAGGCGACAGGTGGAGCTGAACGCCAGGCGGGGGGGCATGGATTCCCACGGCGGAACCGGCACCTTCTGCGTGGTCAACATCTTCGAAAGGAGGGACTGA
- a CDS encoding gamma carbonic anhydrase family protein, producing the protein MLIPYHDKTPHVSPDAFLAEGAQLIGDVRVGSHASIWYNAVLRADRGEIVVGDYSSIQDCCVLHGPVTVGSYVTCGHGSILHGATVEDNCVIGMNAVVLDGAVVGHGSVVAAGAVVPQGMSVPPRSMVVGVPAKVTKELPEENEAKLREIARAYFEYARPHMP; encoded by the coding sequence ATGCTGATCCCTTACCATGATAAGACGCCGCACGTATCTCCCGACGCCTTCCTGGCTGAGGGCGCGCAACTCATAGGCGACGTTCGCGTGGGTTCCCATGCCAGCATCTGGTACAACGCCGTGCTGCGCGCCGACCGGGGAGAGATCGTCGTGGGAGATTATTCCAGCATCCAGGACTGCTGCGTGCTGCACGGTCCGGTGACGGTGGGAAGCTACGTGACCTGCGGCCACGGCTCCATCCTGCACGGGGCCACCGTCGAGGACAACTGCGTCATAGGCATGAACGCGGTCGTCCTGGACGGCGCGGTGGTGGGACACGGCAGCGTGGTGGCGGCGGGAGCGGTGGTGCCGCAGGGCATGAGCGTCCCTCCGCGCTCCATGGTCGTAGGGGTTCCGGCGAAGGTGACCAAGGAGCTGCCGGAGGAGAACGAGGCGAAGCTGCGCGAGATAGCCCGGGCCTATTTCGAGTACGCGCGGCCGCACATGCCCTGA
- a CDS encoding zinc ribbon domain-containing protein, giving the protein MSRKLYCPRCSTYGEEGAEFCTGCGSKLVPRMRIVIMPFVESEQDPESLGEYREMVERDGALDTSLAIGCQIYMQSDMEKYRLISSQRESYFKQAERMLPQLVKECLDPLAFYEIPDPEEVARVSEQAADMPTELFVIIQSHYDPEYLFLPEINYFFFRYPRLHSSGTGVDAGFGFVQLSAFLLDNRENRIVGRGSGEGLEPFDTAGAFLDENFSISPQGQMEVMRRAGSRAVQSLLKAMKMIK; this is encoded by the coding sequence GTGTCGAGAAAACTCTACTGTCCCCGCTGTTCCACCTACGGGGAGGAGGGCGCCGAGTTCTGCACCGGCTGCGGCAGCAAGCTGGTCCCCCGCATGCGCATAGTGATCATGCCCTTCGTGGAGAGCGAACAGGATCCGGAATCACTGGGCGAATACCGCGAAATGGTGGAAAGGGACGGAGCGCTGGACACGTCCCTGGCCATCGGCTGCCAGATCTACATGCAGAGCGACATGGAGAAATACCGCCTCATATCCAGCCAGCGCGAATCCTATTTCAAGCAGGCGGAACGCATGCTGCCGCAGTTGGTCAAGGAATGCCTTGACCCCCTTGCCTTCTACGAGATACCCGACCCTGAGGAAGTGGCGCGCGTGAGCGAGCAGGCGGCCGATATGCCCACGGAGCTCTTCGTGATCATACAGAGCCATTACGACCCAGAGTACCTCTTTCTTCCCGAGATAAACTACTTCTTCTTCCGCTACCCGCGCCTGCACAGCTCGGGAACGGGCGTGGACGCGGGCTTCGGCTTCGTGCAGCTCAGCGCCTTCCTCCTCGACAACCGCGAGAACCGTATCGTGGGCCGGGGGTCCGGAGAGGGCCTGGAACCCTTCGACACCGCGGGGGCCTTCCTGGACGAGAACTTCTCCATCTCCCCCCAGGGGCAGATGGAGGTCATGCGCCGCGCGGGATCCCGCGCCGTGCAGTCGCTCCTCAAGGCCATGAAGATGATAAAGTGA